GCCACCATCTGTCTTATGAATTTTTCGTGACCAGGCACATCGACCAGGCTTATGACCCTATCGCTAGGAAGGGTCAGTGGAGCAAAGCCTAACTCTATGGTTATCCCTCTTTTTCGTTCCTCCGAAAGTCGATCACAGTCCACACCTGTCAACGCCTTAACAAGGCTGGTCTTGCCGTGGTCTATATGACCGGCAGTGCCTACTACCAGAGAAATTTCCTGTTTCATATAAAATCCCCCTTTATTATGGAGGAAAGGGCGTCAAAAACCCTCTCGTCGTCGCCTTTCAGTAAAGTTCGACCGTGTATCATCAAAGCTCCGTCCCTGGCACCTGCTACTATAGGGGTCTCCCGTTTTCTGAGTGCCTCCTGGAGAGAACCAGCGCTGAGAGAACCAACTCGAACGGAGACCGCCCAACCGGGAAGATCCTTGCCGGGATAGGCTCCTCCTCCTACAGCGTCTGCCACCTCCACTACATCTATGGAGCCGTCGGGCATAACCGACCTCAGCTTACAGGCCAGGTCCTCACAAAAATCCTTCAGGTCTCCACTGGACATGGTCAGCATGGCGACGGTAGGGATTTTTGAAGAGCTTCCCTTCAGGTAGAGCCTCAACGTGGCCTCCATAGCGGCTAGAGTCATCTTATCGCACCTCAAGGCTCTGAGAAGAGGGTAGGTCCTTATCCTCTCTATGAGATCTCTCTTACCGACGATGCCACCTATCTGGGGACCGCCTAGGAGCTTATCGCCGGAGAAGGTCACCAGATCTACTCCCGATTCAAGACACTCTCTAACGGTGATCTCCCCCTCCAGGCCTGAGCCCGAAAGGTCCGCTAGAACGCCGCTTCCAAGGTCCTCCATGAATATAACCGCCCTCTCCTGGGCCAGTGCGGCAAGCTCTTCCCTGGGGACCTCCTTGTGGAACCCCACTATTTTAAAGTTCGATGGATGGACCTTCATAATCATAGCGGTATCGTCGCCTATGGCTCCGGCGTAATCTTTCAGGTGGGTCCTGTTGGTGGTTCCAACCTCCACCAGCTTTGTCCCGGAGAAAGTCATTATGTCCGGTATCCTGAAGGAACCACCGATCTCCACAAGCTCGCCTCTGGACACTACCGCCGATCTTCCCGAAGAAAGGGCAGCCAGGCAGAGAAGGACCGCCCCGGCGTTGTTGTTGACCACCACCGCCGCCTCCGCACCAGTTACCCTACAGAGAAGTGACTCTACGTGGGAATTTCTCTGTCCTCTCTCTCCAGCCTTAAGGTCGTACTCTAAGGTGCTGTACCCTCGGGCCACCTGATTTACAGCTTCGACCGCCTCCTCCGCCAGACAGGATCGACCGAGGTTCGTATGGACCACGACCCCTGTAGCGTTTACCACCGACCGAAGGCTGGACCGTTTGTAAATCTCCATGCCCTCGTCCAAAAGCACGAAAAAATCGTCCCGGCGGAAGGAATCAAGCTCACCGGACAGAATAGCCTTTCTAAGGCCGTCGAGAAGGGATGAACAGATCTCTTTTATCACGTCTCTCTCCACCAGATCACCGTATCTAAGGCATCTCTCATCGCTGAGGACCTTTTCCATCGAAGGTATCTCCCTCAACAACACATTGAATTTTCCAGACATAACAGTCACCATCCTATACTTGTAAACGCTATTTTTACCTTATCCGTCCGGTAATGATATAATTTCTCCGTCGTTATGGAAAGCACCTGAGACCTTTTATAGGCTGGGGAAATTTGTCCCAATT
The uncultured Dethiosulfovibrio sp. genome window above contains:
- the selA gene encoding L-seryl-tRNA(Sec) selenium transferase, which translates into the protein MSGKFNVLLREIPSMEKVLSDERCLRYGDLVERDVIKEICSSLLDGLRKAILSGELDSFRRDDFFVLLDEGMEIYKRSSLRSVVNATGVVVHTNLGRSCLAEEAVEAVNQVARGYSTLEYDLKAGERGQRNSHVESLLCRVTGAEAAVVVNNNAGAVLLCLAALSSGRSAVVSRGELVEIGGSFRIPDIMTFSGTKLVEVGTTNRTHLKDYAGAIGDDTAMIMKVHPSNFKIVGFHKEVPREELAALAQERAVIFMEDLGSGVLADLSGSGLEGEITVRECLESGVDLVTFSGDKLLGGPQIGGIVGKRDLIERIRTYPLLRALRCDKMTLAAMEATLRLYLKGSSSKIPTVAMLTMSSGDLKDFCEDLACKLRSVMPDGSIDVVEVADAVGGGAYPGKDLPGWAVSVRVGSLSAGSLQEALRKRETPIVAGARDGALMIHGRTLLKGDDERVFDALSSIIKGDFI